A window of the Candida orthopsilosis Co 90-125, chromosome 1 draft sequence genome harbors these coding sequences:
- a CDS encoding cohesin complex subunit, protein MNEHLSLSKSDRDSVYSFDSVSTNERLLDRLDFDNESIMSVDSYRSSNIGSQSLPGGRNDSFRARDANPDSLKQQSWLTNDLSQHNGLMLPQQPMNNLSAIRRMKDYTKPTDLTRGNVLDRRQLGSFSNRNSTKVNRDSTGRGTIFSEPNNANDMSDSTTQSWRKELPPNINYAQNGVTNFIQPNINSQSSFNTSSHSIDGTSLTKPDIFLQRNESRAGLLSRATNSSVASVDSRDVLTTDKFYTSNKLSAYNESVDMANNEMSDLNLKSKLEDKSSYVSTHSEKTDEKRLLLPHNNTARSSHVKERPSGGTESNISAQEHLYGHALALSENRAESVRGQVLKSQELSPESRTLISQELRAQGKHREASYQLQIAANEPFNNTKAMYLYALALKHGQGVKQNYNASLKWLCKCILRTPVSENNLQSNSGHPLPNTGIVASRLDKLSQQDLLQLVLASFRNSENSGGLANGETPEMLYKKFKSYSKSEVNKILAKNKSKSDVVALSYFELGVYLLNGIGGSSNSKTDEANGIILLSKSAAMCNVEAMEQLGEVWATKTKYRKKDLSKAAAWLRSAEIFGAKSIGNSWIYKEKYLRSNTN, encoded by the coding sequence ATGAATGAACATCTCAGCTTACTGAAATCAGACAGAGATAGCGTTTATTCCTTTGATTCGGTAAGCACGAATGAGCGCTTGCTTGATCGATTGGATTTTGACAACGAATCTATAATGTCAGTAGATTCATACAGATCCTCTAATATTGGATCCCAGAGCTTGCCAGGTGGCAGAAACGACTCCTTCAGAGCTAGAGATGCAAATCCGGATTctttaaaacaacaatcatGGCTAACAAATGATTTGTCTCAGCACAATGGATTAATGCTCCCTCAACAACCAATGAATAATTTAAGCGCTATAAGGAGGATGAAAGACTATACAAAACCAACCGATCTTACGCGGGGGAATGTACTAGATCGAAGACAACTAGGTTCGTTTTCTAATCGCAATTCCACGAAAGTTAACAGAGATAGCACGGGCAGAGGAACCATATTCAGCGAACCGAATAATGCAAATGATATGCTGGACAGTACAACCCAGTCTTGGAGAAAGGAGTTACCACCTAATATTAACTACGCCCAAAATGGAGTCACTAACTTCATTCAACCTAACATTAACAGTCAATCATCCTTCAATACAAGTTCTCATAGCATAGATGGTACCTCGCTAACCAAACCGGATATTTTCCTACAGAGAAACGAATCACGGGCCGGTCTTCTAAGTCGAGCAACGAACTCAAGTGTCGCATCAGTGGATTCAAGGGATGTTTTAACTACCGATAAATTTTATACATCCAACAAACTATCTGCCTATAATGAGCTGGTAGATATGGCTAACAATGAAATGCTGGATTTAAATCTaaagtcaaaattggaagacAAGTCTTCGTACGTGAGTACACACTCAGAAAAAACCGATGAAAAGAGACTATTATTACCTCACAATAACACAGCCCGTAGTTCTCATGTCAAGGAGCGGCCAAGTGGAGGAACAGAGAGCAATATTTCAGCACAAGAGCATCTCTATGGACACGCATTAGCGCTTAGTGAAAATCGTGCCGAATCTGTGCGTGGTCAAGTGCTAAAGAGTCAGGAATTACTGCCCGAATCAAGAACATTGATATCGCAGGAGCTCAGAGCACAAGGAAAACACCGAGAGGCCTCATATCAACTACAAATAGCCGCTAATGAACccttcaacaacacaaagGCCATGTATCTCTATGCATTGGCTTTAAAGCATGGACAAGGGGTAAAGCAGAACTATAATGCATCTTTAAAATGGCTATGTAAATGTATTTTAAGGACCCCAGTATCTGAGAACAATTTGCAATCCAACTCCGGGCATCCACTTCCCAACACAGGTATTGTGGCTTCAAGATTGGATAAATTATCACAACAAGACTTGTTACAATTGGTACTTGCTAGTTTTAGAAACTCCGAAAATTCGGGTGGACTAGCAAATGGGGAAACTCCTGAAATGTTGtacaaaaaattcaaatcatacAGTAAATCAGAAGTTAATAAAATTTTGGCAAAGAATAAAAGCAAGTCAGACGTTGTCGCCTTGAGCTATTTCGAGCTTGGTGTGTATCTTCTCAATGGGATTGGTGGCAGCTCCAATCTGAAAACAGATGAAGCGAATGGAATCATCTTGTTATCAAAATCTGCTGCAATGTGCAACGTTGAGGCAATGGAGCAATTGGGTGAAGTGTGGGCTACAAAGACAAAATACCGCAAGAAGGATTTGTCCAAGGCTGCTGCATGGTTAAGAAGTGCCGAGATATTTGGTGCAAAGTCTATTGGAAATAGTTGGATCTACAAAGAAAAGTATTTAAGATCTAACACTAACTAG